The Methylopila sp. M107 genome contains the following window.
GTGAGCGCTTCGGGGCGAGGTTCGCCGGTGGCCCGAACCGCTGGCCGAAAACCGCGTCCGATCGTCGAGCGCTGCTCTTCGTGCAATCGGACTTTGCGGGCCGCGCCCTAAAACCCTTGCCCGCCGGTCCCGATATCGCGGCCATCACGGTCGGGTCGGTGGGCAGTTCATGAAGAAGATCGGTTTCCTCTCGTTCGGGCACTGGTCGCCCTCGCAGCACTCCGAGACGCGCTCGGCGGGCGACACGCTGCTGCAGTCGATCGAGCTCGCGGTAGCCGCCGAAGAGCTCGGCGCGGACGGCGCGTATTTCCGCGTCCATCACTTCGCGCGCCAACTCGCCTCGCCGTTCCCGCTGCTCGCGGCCGTCGGCGCGAGGACGAGCCGCATCGAGATCGGGACCGGCGTCATCGACATGCGCTACGAGAATCCGCTCTACATGGCCGAGGACGCCGGCTCCGCCGACCTCATCGCCGGAGGGCGGCTGCAACTTGGCGTCAGCCGAGGGTCGCCCGAACAGGTCATCGAAGGTTGGCGCCATTTCGGCTACGCGCCGGCGGAAGGCGAGAGCGACGCCGACATGGGCCGTCGCCACACGGAAGTCTTCCTCGACGTGCTGAAGGGGGAGGGCTTTGCCCAACCGCATCCGCGCCCGATGTTTCCGAACCCTCCGGGACTTCTGCGCATCGAGCCGCATTCCGAAGGCCTGCGCGAGCGCATCTGGTGGGGGTCGGCGTCGAACGACACCGCCGTCTGGGCCGCCAGGCAGGGCATGAACCTGCAGAGTTCGACATTGAAAAAGGACGAGAGCGGCGAGCCGTTCCACGTCCAGCAAGCGAAGCAGATCCGCCTCTATCGCGACGCCTGGAAAGAGGCCGGCCACGCGCGCGAGCCGCGCGTTTCGGTCTCACGGTCGATCTTCGCCCTCGTGGATGATCGCGACCGGGCCTATTTCGGCCGCGGCGACGGCGACGGCGACGATCAGGTCGGCGTCATCGACAACATGCGTGCGATCTTCGGCCGGTCCTACGCCGCCGAGCCCGACAGGCTCGTCGAGGAATTGAAGGCTGACGAGGCCGTCGCGGAGGCCGACACGCTGCTCCTCACCGTCCCGAACCAGCTCGGCGTCGCGTACAACGCCCATGTGATCGAGGCCATTCTGAAGCACGTCGCGCCGTCGCTCGGCTGGCGCTGACCACGGCTACGCGTCGAACGTTCGAATAGCGCTGGCTCGCTCAGGGCGCAGCCTCGGCTTCGCGGTTCAGCGCGGCGCGCGCCATACACTGTCAAAGGCCAGATCCAAAAAGCACGACCCCGCCGCCATGATGGCGACGGGGTCGAAAATCTCGGACTGCGCCGTGGCCGACCTGTCGGACAGGACGGCGGCTGGATCAGTTTTGAAGCTGAAGCCGGTCGGCCGTCATCTTGCCGCTTTTGCGATCGGCGACGAGTTCGTAGGCGACCTTCTGGCCCTCGCGCAGATCGGAAATGCCGGCGCGCTCCATGGCGCTGATGTGCACGAACGCGTCCGCGCCGCCGTCGTCCGGGGCGATGAACCCGAAGCCCTTCTGGGCGTTAAACCATTTAACCGTTCCCGAAGACATGGGAAATCCTTCTCAAAATTAAACGTCCGCGTCCCGAAGGATCACGAAACTGCTTGCGCGGTTTATACAAAAATAAAACTTGACGCTCGCCAAATCTCAATTTTGCGCAGACCAGCTGTTTTGTCACGCAAACAACGGTTTCAACATGCTCTTTTGCGTTGAATTTTGCAAGGAGGCCACCGTTTATTTCCGCGTGGGGGATTCTTCGCGGCCGATAATCGTGGCCGACGCCGAGCGGTGTCCGAAACGCTTTTGAGCGTCATGGTCGACATGACCGCCGGAGCGTGTCGCTCCAGACGAACTCTCGGCTTGCCGAGTTCCGTGATCCCAGACGCCGAGCGCAGACATCTCACAATGGAGACAAACGGCGGCGCGATTGCGGTCGGTCAGGCGTCGCCGGCCGCCGGCTCGTCTCCGAGCAACTCGTTCTGGACGGTGACGAGCTTTCGCAGCGACTCGATCATTCTGGCCGCATCCTGGAACAACTGCGCCGTTTCATCGGGCGTGAGGTCGTCGGTCATCAAGGCGGCTGCCCGCAGGATGTCGACGATGTCGAGCGGGGCGGTCAAGCTTCGAACTCCGCTGGCGTCCGGCCGGACCGGAAAAGCACCACCGGGTTTTCGTCCGCCTGTTCGGTGTCGACGTCGTAGCCCTGGCTGAGCGCCACGACGGCGGCGAACCGGCCGGCCGACCGCTCGGCCCGTCCCCTGGCTTCCAGAGCGGTCTTGAATTTCATGGGCGTCTCGGCCCGCAGCTTGCCGCGTTTGTCGGCGCTCCAGGTCAGAACGATATGAATCACTTCGGTCGCCATAAGCCGAGATAGCAGCAGCGCCGACCGCTTGTCGCGGCCGTCCTGCGCGGCGCGCTCGATTTCCGGAGCGGCCAGGCCTTGGCCGTTCGGGCCGAGCCGGAGCGCTCGACCCGCGACGGGATGACGCCTACGGCTTGCCTGCGAGCGCCTTTTGCCATTGCAGGATGAAGTCGCGATAGTTCTGGTTGTTGAGATAGCCGATCAGGGCCGGCCCTATCGACACCGGGCGCTCGCTCGCGCCAAGCGTCTGTTTCAGATGCGCGGCCGTCGCCTCGCCTTCCACATCCTCCCGGATCGAGAACAAATTGACCTTGTTGGCGATGATCGTCTGCCCGCGCTTCGACAGGATGTAATCTATCCAGAGCTTCGCGGCGTTGGGATGCGCGGCGTTCTTGTTGGCGATGAGGATGCGCGACAGAACGATCGTGTAGTCGCTGGGGTAGACGTAGCCGATCGACGGGTTTTCCCGTGCGAGCTTGGCGACGTATGCGCCGAGCACATTGTAGCCGATGATGGTTCTGCCGCCGACCAGATCGCGCGCCATGGCGCCGGTGGTGAGCTCGAGCTGTGTTTCGGTTCGCCCCAACGCCTTGGCGAGGTTCCAGAAGTCGGGAGAGATCGCTGCGTCCTGCGCGGCCAGGAAGAAGCCGAGCCCGGATTTCTCGATGTTGTAGCTCGAGACCTTGCCCTTGAACCGCTCCGGCTCCTCGGACAGCAGGCGGACGAGATCCGCGCGCGTCTTGGGGACCTTGTCCTTCGGCAGCAGGTCCTTGTTGTAGGCGAACACCACAGGCTCGTAGGTCGTGCCGAAGGCCTGATGCTTCCAGTTCGACCAGCTCGGCAGTTTGTCGTCTTCTGGAGAATCGTAGGCCATCGCATAGCCGTCGCTGACCAGCGCGGCCTGCTGGTCCATGGCCGAGCTCCACAGCACGTCGGCCGTGCCCGAGCGCAGCTGGGTCTCGGCCACGAAGCGGTGGTAGAGCTCGGTGCTGTTGATGTCCTCGTACGAGACGTCGATGCGGGGATACATCGACCGGAAATCGTCGACCAGCGGTTGGGCCAGCTTGGCGTCGGTGTTCGAGTAGATCACCAGACGGCCTTCGTTCTCCGCGGCCCGGACCGTGTTCACATAGGCCGCGGGATAGCCCGGCGGCGGCTCGGCGGGCCGGGCGTAAGTCAGCAACTCCTCCGAACTCTGGGCGCCGGCCGGCATGACCGCGGCGATCGCCGCGCCGAAAGCGATCAGGATCGCGGTGGTCGTGGTCCTGGCGTTCAACATGGCTTCATCGCCTCCGCCGGCACCAGGAGGACAGGAACGTGGGAGTTGCGGATGATGCCCTGCGCCGCCGACCTGAAGAGGATGCCGGCGATGATGCTCCCGCCACGCGAACCCAGAATAATGAGA
Protein-coding sequences here:
- a CDS encoding LLM class flavin-dependent oxidoreductase; this encodes MKKIGFLSFGHWSPSQHSETRSAGDTLLQSIELAVAAEELGADGAYFRVHHFARQLASPFPLLAAVGARTSRIEIGTGVIDMRYENPLYMAEDAGSADLIAGGRLQLGVSRGSPEQVIEGWRHFGYAPAEGESDADMGRRHTEVFLDVLKGEGFAQPHPRPMFPNPPGLLRIEPHSEGLRERIWWGSASNDTAVWAARQGMNLQSSTLKKDESGEPFHVQQAKQIRLYRDAWKEAGHAREPRVSVSRSIFALVDDRDRAYFGRGDGDGDDQVGVIDNMRAIFGRSYAAEPDRLVEELKADEAVAEADTLLLTVPNQLGVAYNAHVIEAILKHVAPSLGWR
- a CDS encoding cold-shock protein, with amino-acid sequence MSSGTVKWFNAQKGFGFIAPDDGGADAFVHISAMERAGISDLREGQKVAYELVADRKSGKMTADRLQLQN
- a CDS encoding ABC transporter substrate-binding protein, which codes for MLNARTTTTAILIAFGAAIAAVMPAGAQSSEELLTYARPAEPPPGYPAAYVNTVRAAENEGRLVIYSNTDAKLAQPLVDDFRSMYPRIDVSYEDINSTELYHRFVAETQLRSGTADVLWSSAMDQQAALVSDGYAMAYDSPEDDKLPSWSNWKHQAFGTTYEPVVFAYNKDLLPKDKVPKTRADLVRLLSEEPERFKGKVSSYNIEKSGLGFFLAAQDAAISPDFWNLAKALGRTETQLELTTGAMARDLVGGRTIIGYNVLGAYVAKLARENPSIGYVYPSDYTIVLSRILIANKNAAHPNAAKLWIDYILSKRGQTIIANKVNLFSIREDVEGEATAAHLKQTLGASERPVSIGPALIGYLNNQNYRDFILQWQKALAGKP